One window from the genome of Poecilia reticulata strain Guanapo linkage group LG9, Guppy_female_1.0+MT, whole genome shotgun sequence encodes:
- the LOC103470679 gene encoding 3-hydroxy-3-methylglutaryl-coenzyme A reductase, translating into MLSPLFRAHGLLVASHPWEVIVGTITLTICMLSMNMFTGNDQICGWNLDCPKTEEEILSSDIIILTITRCIAIVYIYFQFQNLRQLGSKYILGIAGLFTIFSSFVFSTVVIHFFDKELTGLNEALPFFLLLIDLSKACTLAKFALSSNSQDEVRENIGTGMAVLGPTFTLDALVECLLIGVGTMSGVKQLEIMCGFGCMSVLANYFVFMTFFPACVSLVLELSRESQEGHPIWQLSDFSRVMEEEDNKPNPVTQRVKMIMSLGLVMVHAHSRWISKPLSSSTTGSNAQLGMELDQLSPRRIEPEMPLWHFYLSRMITMDIEQVICLALALLLAVKYIFFEQVEMESTLSLRNPITMVAPSQNQQYKICCIREPSAPRSAAPAAPCREERDEVIRPFPAPTMAYQSKSLFVIGEEDGEMKYDNTEPSLLQNPRGLDECVSIFNNPEQGPYHLSDAEVMLLVTSKHIPAYKLETLMEKPERGVAIRRQMISAKLSCPSALSSLPYINYDYSKVMGTCCENVIGYIPVPVGVAGPLHLDGKQFQVPMATTEGCLVASTNRGCRAIAVSGGASSCILADGMTRGPVVRLPSACKAAEVKAWLESPDGFQDITEVFDNSSRFARLQKLLVGLAGRNLYIRFQCRTGDAMGMNMISKGTEKALSRLQQHFPELQVVAVSGNYCTDKKPAAINWIEGRGKSTVCEATISAEVVQEVLKTTTEALIEVNISKNLVGSAMAGSIGGFNAHAANLVAAIYIACGQDPAQSVSSSNCITLMEPSGPTGKDLYISCTMPSIEVGTVGGGTNLPPQQACLKMLGVQGASQQYPGENACQLARIVCATVLAGELSLLSALAAGHLVKSHMTHNRSKVDLHGTQGTCSRRGSMQTERS; encoded by the exons GAAATTCTAAGCAGTGACATCATCATCCTGACCATCACTCGTTGTATAGCCATCGTCTACATATATTTTCAGTTCCAGAACTTAAGACAACTGGGGTCCAAATACATTCTAG GAATTGCTGgtctttttaccattttctccagttttgtGTTCAGCACAGTTGTTATTCACTTTTTTGATAAGGAGCTCACTGGCCTCAA CGAGGCGCTGCCCTTTTTCTTGCTTCTCATTGACCTTTCCAAGGCCTGCACCCTTGCCAAGTTTGCCTTAAGCTCCAATTCTCAG GATGAAGTGAGGGAAAACATTGGAACTGGCATGGCTGTACTTGGACCTACCTTCACTTTAGATGCTCTAGTGGAGTGCTTACTCATTGGAGTAGGAACCATGTCAG GTGTGAAACAGTTGGAAATCATGTGTGGCTTTGGATGCATGTCTGTTTTAGCCaactattttgtgtttatgactTTCTTCCCTGCCTGTGTCTCACTGGTCCTTGAG TTGTCACGTGAGAGTCAGGAAGGTCACCCGATCTGGCAGCTAAGTGACTTCTCCAGagtgatggaggaggaggacaacAAACCCAATCCTGTAACTCAGAGAGTCAAAATGATCATG TCTCTTGGACTGGTGATGGTTCATGCCCACAGCCGATGGATTTCCAAACCATTGTCCTCAAGTACAACAGGAAGTAATGCACAACTTGGCATGGAGCTGGATCAGTTATCTCCTAGAAGAATCGAGCCAGAAATGCCACTGTGGCACTTCTACCTCAGCAG AATGATAACTATGGACATAGAGCAAGTGATCTGTCTGGCATTGGCTCTGCTGCTGGCTGTCAAGTACATCTTCTTTGAGCAAGTGGAGATGGAGTCTACACTGTCTCTTAGGAACCCCATCACCATGGTTGCTCCCAGCCAAAACCAGCAATACAAGATCTGCTGCATCAGGGAGCCTTCTGCACCCAGATCTGCAGCACCTGCAGCCCCCTGCAGGGAGGAGAGAG ATGAAGTTATTCGGCCATTTCCGGCCCCCACCATGGCCTATCAGTCAAAGAGCTTGTTTGTCATTGGGGAAGAAGATGGGGAGATGAAGTATGACAACACTGAGCCCAGTCTGCTGCAGAATCCCAGAGGACTTGATGAATGTGTGTCTATCTTTAACAACCCTGAG caagGGCCATATCATCTAAGTGATGCTGAGGTGATGTTGCTGGTTACCTCCAAACATATCCCAGCATACAAACTGGAGACTTTGATGGAGAAACCAGAGAGAGGAGTGGCAATACGAAGACAGATGATCTCTGCCAAGCTTTCTTGTCCTTCTGCACTCTCCTCCCTTCCATACATCAACTACGACTACTCCAAG GTTATGGGTACCTGCTGTGAGAATGTGATTGGTTACATCCCAGTACCGGTTGGAGTTGCAGGACCTCTACATCTGGATGGAAAACAGTTCCAGGTTCCCATGGCAACTACTGAAGGTTGCTTAGTTGCAAGCACTAACCGAGGCTGTCGTGCAATTGCT GTGTCTGGAGGAGCCAGCAGTTGTATCCTGGCTGATGGCATGACTCGTGGTCCTGTGGTCAGACTCCCATCTGCCTGCAAGGCTGCTGAGGTCAAGGCCTGGCTGGAGAGTCCAGATGGCTTTCAGGACATCACAGAGGTTTTTGACAACAGCAGCAG ATTCGCTCGGCTACAAAAGTTGCTGGTTGGTCTGGCTGGGAGAAATCTTTACATACGCTTCCAGTGCAGGACAGGAGATGCTATGGGAATGAATATGATCTCTAAG GGCACAGAAAAGGCTCTGAgcaggctgcagcagcacttCCCTGAGCTGCAGGTAGTGGCAGTCAGTGGGAACTACTGTACAGACAAGAAACCTGCTGCTATCAACTGGATTGAAGGCAGGGGCAAGTCTACCGTCTGTGAAGCTACAATCTCTGCAGAGGTGGTCCAAGAG GTTTTGAAGACTACAACTGAAGCACTGATAGAAGTTAACATCAGTAAGAACCTGGTTGGCTCAGCCATGGCAGGTAGCATTGGTGGCTTTAATGCACACGCTGCCAACTTGGTGGCTGCTATCTACATAGCCTGTGGGCAG GATCCGGCCCAGTCAGTAAGCAGCAGTAACTGCATTACTCTCATGGAGCCATCGGGACCAACAGGGAAGGACCTGTACATCAGCTGCACTATGCCCTCTATAGAGGTGGGCACTGTGGGAGGAGGCACCAACCTGCCCCCTCAACAAGCCTGCCTCAAG ATGCTGGGAGTCCAGGGTGCCAGTCAGCAGTACCCAGGGGAGAATGCCTGCCAGTTGGCCAGGATTGTATGTGCCACAGTGCTGGCTGGAGAACTCTCACTGCTGAGTGCTCTGGCTGCTGGGCACCTTGTCAAGAGTCACATGACTCATAACAG aTCTAAGGTGGACTTACATGGGACTCAGGGAACATGCAGCAGGAGAGGCTCAATGCAGACTGAAAGAAGTTAG